The DNA segment AATTGTAGACATCACTTTAGCTCTCGTTTGaaaataactttaccattgtCTTCTTTCAATTCGATATATTGTAATATCGACCTTTCAAGTTGTTGAGTCATAGATCTACTCCTTCCACTGCAGCTACCTATTTGAGACATCTTGACATAGATTAAAGGAAATATGTATCTCTCAAATTtggcttctttgttttttttctcaattgttctctcacacactttaccctttttttttctctcgaaataacctttgaacaaaatactttgtagatttataattaaacccaactcgtataaagttcttagtagtaaaattcagatttttcgGAAACTAATGAAAGAcaaaccaaatcctagaactattagaCTCGGTTGAAAAAagacgcgaacaaaaaggaaaggattatatatttagattagaaagagtaagaaaatctaggatcccctcttcttgtttcctttgttaatttttggaaacaaattagatacaaaagaaatattccggagagcacgcaattctaattttttgttctaaaaattgattttcattattttttttgtttttttttaaattcgtTTTTTTCTTTACCGTTAGCACTCAACAAATCCCAAGAATTATCAAGAACGAAATGTTGATTGAACCGTTCTGATACCATATGAtagcaactaggtcgggaatccaaactaGAGTAAGTTTGAGAAGTAAATGcagaagcaataacaacaaggaattgaacaactagaattaaagagatgaaaataaaggatatgggaaaattcaaggaaagaatttccaaaaacttccaagaacgcaagttctatagccttgacaagatcaaagtaacaacgtcttaatttatggaagaaatcaaatgcctttacttaaaagcaaatcaaaacaatagattcggatcttgaccgctttacgagtaacttgagacaacaattaataactagtattaatcgcttTCTAAGAATatcacaaaggaatcaaagatattaccaaagagaagtaatcttactaccttgaactatgaactagtaaaggttgaaagataaatctcaaagcacaagtaacaaaggttcaaaagaactctcaaagtatgatatacttaatcaataatgtagtgtcttatgaatgagaagaaatccttatttataggagtaaAAAACCCTTAAAATAATATAGGAGTTTCTAAAAAGTCATGTAAATTAGGTAGGGGCTGCtaaggggtcacaatagccatcaaccTTAGGTAGggggctcctaaggggtaacaaaagccatcaaaattaggTGAGGGGCGGCCAAGACCTTTTGGGatagatttgggccttaaaacaactagtttgggccattggtttggactccaattggtctccttttgaaacacctcctttggacctcttttaaacttattttgagccctttttggtggacttcaagggctgattttgtgacccaatcttcctcctcttggacttcaatttggaccaccatataattgtaaaacttggacaattcatctcctttggtcttgagctcttcctctacaattaaaagcttctttatttgccattgaagtctagcaaacttagtttgcaactctttagcttgagatcttgtatatggacttggagcttccaaaactctatccttgtccttgatgctatcacctagccaattcacatcctttatctttgagctcttcctcccaattaataacttctttatttgcacttgaagtctaatgaccttgttttgtaattctttagcttgatATCTTgttaaaggccatctttgagattcgaaagcttcatccttgtccttgaatagagttgagtttcctaggatgctatcaattacagccccagttttgatattacctataggttcggggtcttatacggtctattgtgatgcctcgaggattggccttggagcggtgttgatgcatgacggtagggtgattgcctacacgtccagacagttgaaactacacgagaagaattatcctttccatgaccttgagttagctaccattgttcatgccttgaaaatctggcgtcattatttgtacggtgtgccttgtgatatttatactgatcatcggagcttgcagcacctgttcaagcaaaaggatctaaatttgcgccagagtaggtggttagagttgctgaaggactataatatcactattttgtatcacccgggtaaGTCAatatggtggccaatgctttgagtcaccgggcagagagtttggggagtttggattATTTACCAATAGCgaagaggcccatggcgatggatgttcaggccctagccaaccagtttgtgagattgatctttcagagcccagtcgggttctagcttgtatggtttctcggtctttattatttgatcgtatcagggagcgtcagtttaATGAcactcatttgcttgtccttaaggacaaggttcaacatggtgatgccatagatgtgactattggtgatgacggggtattgaggatgcagggtcgggtctgtgtacccaatattgatgggcttcgggagttgattctagcagaggcccatagttcgcggtattccattcatccgggtgtcgcgaagatgtatcaggatttgagaaaacattattggtggaggcggatgaagaaaaatatagtTGAATTTGTAGCTCgctgcctcaattgtcagcaggtagaGTGTGAGCACCAGAaatcgggtgggttgcttcaacagTTAGAAATTccggagtgaaagtgggagaggatcaccatgaactttgtagttggacttccacggactttgaagaagttcgatgccatttgggtgattatggatctgCTGACCAAatccgcgcatttcattcctatatgtactacttattcttcggagcggttgacggagatttatatccgggagattgtccgTCTGCATAGTATTCCAGTTTCCATAATATCAGACCgaggtacttagttcacatcacggttttggagggccgtacagtaggagttaggtactcgggtggagttgagcacaacatttcacccctagATGGATGGACAGTTAGAACGCACTATTCAGACTCttaaggatatgctctgtgcatgtgtgattgTGTTTGGAAGgtattgggatcagttcttgccattggcggagtttgcctacaacaacagttatcagtccagcattcagatggcaccgtataaggctttatatagtaggcggtgtagatctccggtgggttagtttgagccaggtgaggctagattgttaGGCATAGACATGGTTCAGgatactttggagaaggttaaggtaattcagtatagactccgtatagcccagtcTAGACCGAAgggttatgcggaccggaaggctcgtgatgtttcctatatggttggagagcgggttctgtaTCGGGTTTcgtctatgaagggcgttatgagatttgggaagaaaggaaagttgagtccaaggtttattggtccttttgagatattgagatgtgttggggaggttgcttatgatcttgccttacctcccagcttaataggagttcattcggtatttcatgtttcgatgctctggaggtatcacagtgatctgtcgcacgtgttggatttcagttcagtccagttggacaaggatctatcttatgttgggGAGCTTGTGGCGGTATTGGGCAGGCAGGTtcaaaagctgaggtcaaagaacattgcatcagtgaaggttcagtggcggggtcagccggtcaaggaggcgacctgggagaccgagcaggatatgcacagtcgttaccctcatcttttcactacttcaggtatgtctctatgttcgttcgaggacaaatgagtgtttaagtgtgggaggatgtaatgacccgtccggttgttttaagaattaacacctcgataccctattaactgcattcctcgtgtttgtttctgctattatgagttgccgggaggaattatttggagttttgggacacttagtccctaaatgagagcttaagttttggaaatttgaccgtagtcggaacagtgtgaagatgtcctcggaatggaattccgatggtttcgttagctccgttgggtgattttgggtttaggagcgtgttcggattgtgttttggaggtccgtagctaatttaagcttgaaataccgaaagttgaatttttgaagtttctggttcgatagtgagattttgatccgagggtctgAATGGATTTTCGGgtgttggagtagctccgtagtgttgaatgtgacgtgtgtgccaaattttaggtcatttggacgaggtttgatagactttttgatcgaaagcataaattgagatttttggagttcttaggcttgaatccatggttaattcgatgtttcgatgttgttttaggtgttttaaggattgataAAAGTTTGGATAGTAGTATATGACTTGtccgtgcttttggttgaggtgcCGGGGACCTcaggatgattttggatggttaacaggaagttggaaagttagagtttgcagCTGAAGTCTTTGGgctactgtcataaccgcatctgcggttgagagGCCGCAGATGCGACTCCCGCAGATGCGGAGTCAAGCCACAAAAACGGCCAAGAGGAGGGTAAGCAGGAATCGCAGAAGCGGATGTGTTACCGCACCTGTGTGACCACAGATGCAGCAtatgggtcgcaggtgcggagagGGAATTTTAAGtgagaaccacagaagcggttccCTTGACCGTATAAGCGGTATTGCAGATGCGTAAATTGGGACTACAGATGCGGTatcactgggcagaacatataaatagttgccttcgcaaatttgagttattctttcaccattttcaccCGGGAATTTGAGCTTTTGGGGAGGTTTTTGGGAGGGAATTCAAGAGAGCTTCGAGGAGGTAAGATCCTTGGAATCTAAACtcgttattatggtgattttATCATTCTAAGCataaaaatttaaggaaaatcagaggTAAATTAagggttagggcttgattaattgGAGGGCTTTGAGTGacaatttgaggggccatttgaggttcgattttggtaattttggtatgATTGAGCTCGTGAGAGTATCcgaattctgaaaatgtaaattttacccgattccaagacgtgggctcgaggggcattttggtcattttacctaattttgcgtattagcttagaatataTTTATAgtatcagttacttgaagtgttatttacattatgcaattgaattgaatagatttgggccatttggagtcgagtacttgtggcaaaAACATGATTTCAGGTTGACtttgagccgattcgaggtaagtggcttgcctaaccttgtgtgggggatattccccttaggatttggtattattgataattgaaataccttatacgtgaggtgacgagtgcatacttgtgttaattgttgaaaattcggttttcattaagtaattactagtatgtttttttcctgtttatactactcgtaatttaagcatgttgttagcttaggaaagtatgtttaattgacttaattgccttacttgttcaaattgccttatttggattacgtgcagcatgctaggttagaaatacctgttttaccttggtaagGACTTGAACTGAACTGTGTACTCtttttgttgttgctgtgtgtttactttgggactacgtgatggtatcccgggagatccccctgtatgtttactttgggactacggaacggtattccgggagacccccctgcacatttacattggaactacgggactgcacccggtagattccccctgtactaagtatttacatttgggactatggattggtattccgggagatcccctcgtattatgagttggactacgggacgatatcccgggggatccactggatatttatatttgggactacaggacggtatcttgggagatcccccgGTTGTTGACtttgtgctgagctgtatttctttctgtgtttactttgcctctgtagtagttgttgctgtcctttatatcctgtgttacttttgctgttgtacttatttatactgttctgttctacactgttgatccttataattttatttaacctcagtagggccctgaacttcctcgtcactacccgaccgaggttaggcttggcacttagtactgatgtggtgtactcatgccctttctgcgtatgtttttcatgtgtaaaTCCAGGTAattccactcagacttatcacgcttgagacgaggcgcttgtagagactctgaggtatatctgccgtgtccgtagaccgaagagtccctttctactctccctttttatattagcccttctgtactttcgtctctttgttagatattctggagctAGATGCTTGTagatattcaaaggcttgtgatcatgagattccgggttttgggaaatgttgttagtttcgagagttgttattgtgtatgccgagcggcgcTTTAAAATactattttatttcactatttcggtttttaaattatttcttccgcaattgttgtttatattctgcattgttaggcttacctagtcgtagagactaggtgtcgtcacgatggttcacggagggtgaactgtGGTCGTGAcattcttccattattatgagtatctagacccattagctagggttgtggcttaaccctagtatgggtatttgatgggtttCTTGTTTTAAGACTTAGATGTTTATGAGTAGTTGATATTTGACATGATTTGTATTttacatgttgaattagtgggtgcaaacactaatttgtgccttttttacttgggctcttcttgagaaagagagtttgagtctaggaaaatcaggtcaacaaggaattggggcgtattcaagagattgatagcctgaattaaaaggttaaacctaggatagtaatacccgacttgagcctatgtTTCTTGCACAATTTTAACACCCAATTGGttttgagaaagccaattagggcaaagtcactcaagctaccgagaggtatagagtaagTGATtgcgtgcattggctatatcgcgaTCCCAAACATAACAACCTTGCCTTATGCtttagaacccgtcaagtattcacctaggggaaagtcacttccctagtgcctttttacctATTTTGAAAACCCTGCATAcatatctacttagcttaatttttcacatcattagtacaaaattagaagtaacaaacaaacaaatatgattgcAAGTGTAATTAAAAGCACTACGCACTGTTACCTTAGATAGGAATCTAATTCCCATtcattctagctccctgtggattcgatcccgaccttctcgggtaaaagctgcatcgaccactgttgccactctgtagtggtgtagggttggacccgatcattTTTTAGCGCCGCTGCTGGGGActaaacggttttggctatctatctaactagttttgtgttttgtttttctttcctgcTGTGTTACTAATTTTTGTGTGTCATAAACTTAGGTACAAAATGGCGAACAACGATAATCTTGGAAATGCTATTCCGGGGGAGGAGGttgatgacaatattgatgatgaggtacctATAGTTCCTCAAGCTCAAGGGAGAGGCCTCTAGGCCAATGACAATGTTCCATACCCTCCCCCGCCTCCTCCAAGAGTCGCTCCTCGGGTTCTTCCAAacgaaggatatgctagtgcaattgtcccaccctggATCCGGGCAGacaatttccaaattacaaatgtgatgctgactttgttggagcagcgagggtatttcacagCTTCTTCCTTTtagaatgcatataaacatctcaagggttttgtggatacgtgttggggaagcaagcaaacaaatgtgtcagaggatgcgctgcggttgagattattccctttcttACTTAGAGGTAAAGCTTTGGACTAGCTCGAGAGGCTTCCCGACCATTCTATCACTACATGGAATGAGTTGGCCGATACGTCCATAGCCAAGTTTTTCTCACCGGGACATATGGCGGCATTGAGGGATGAAATCTTAGCATTCAAACATGAACCAGATGAGCCCCTTCACGAAATCTGGGATCGATACAGGACTATGGTCAAGGAATGCCCAAACAATGATATGACTAAGGCAATGATTCAACAGACATTTTATCGAGGTATAAACACGACCAATCAGTGTATGGTGAACTAGTTAGCagggggtaatttcatgaagtaGCCTTATGCTGAGGCTTGTgatattcttgatgagatggctgacacgtcctccgcttggcaaagtagagccaatgtgccacagggtgaccccacggtcattcacttgcacaaagagctccatgatcatgggTAGGCAATAGCAgagctgacaacaacaatgaaccagctagcaatGGCACAGTTACAATAGGTTCAAAATCCATGACatgtaaatgctatggagggtgtcaatttGTTAGttaacaaaagaagacaaagaggtcaacaaaaccaagggagttTGGATCAATATGACCAAAATAGTGATGGGTtccaagatgatgggtatgatgagcaaaatgaagaagtgcaatacgtgaacaactatcagGGCCAAATGGGAAATTCttctaaccaacaacaacaatggatatcccaaggcaattgggtaaatcaacaacaacaaggcaatagtaattgggggaaaaacaaccaaaattcaaattggggaaaccagaacaatcagggtaattggagtgccaacaacaacaactggggtggaaacaacaatcagggtggttggaacaataacaatcaaggaaatcgggggcaagtcTTTCAAAGGCCCTCGATGTATCAATGACCAAACAATCCACCcctatttccatcccaaggtcctagtttaTTCCACAATGAAATAGGGAGAATCAAAATGATGTTTgaatagatgatgaaaaagaatgctgactctcatgcccagttggcatcccacaatacttcGATCAGAAACTAGGAGGTTCAATTAGGCAAAATCTCACAATCCTttaatactcgccctaagggggctctatcTAGTGATATGGTAGTCAactcgaagggtgggaacaataccgGGCATGCAATGgcagtaactacaagaagtggacgaggcgatgatgtgaatgcctccaaacaaaaagaaattgtgagtgatgaagttgagttgcaagatgatgaTATCCCTTTGGTGATTGAGAATGTGACTGATGAGAActtgaatgaggaagtgaggattgacaTCCAAGATAacgaggtggaaactcagaatgacgtgaacccgtctagggaacacgtaatagacatgccgaaaacagttgtgcctaaagccaaggctcctttgccaaggcacctccaccttatcctcaaaggctcgcaaagtaGAAAAATAAGAACCAGTTCAAgaaatttattgacatgatgaagatctTATCAATTAATGTTCCTTTGGTGGAGGCTATAGAACAAATGCCGGGTTACaccaagttcatgaaagacttggtgacaaagaaaatatccatggattgtgagactatcaagatgacccaccaagttagtgcaattgtGCATTCGATGgatccaaagcttgaagatcccgatgctttcaccattccttacaCCATTGGGAGTGAAGACTTTgtaaaagctctatgtgatttaggGGCGAGTAACAACTTGATGACTCACtccgttttcaagactttgggcaTTGGgaaaccgaggccgacttccatgagattgcaaatgatggatagaacaatgaagaggccgcttggtattattgatgatgttcttgttcgggtggacaagtTCATTTTGCATGATGACTTTGTGATCTTTGACTGCGAGGTTGATTATGAGGTtcctatcatattgggaagacatGTCATTGCAACTGAGAAAgctttagttgatgtggaagcaggggaactcaccttccgggtgggtgatgaaaaagtggtctttcatgtgtgcaagtcaatgaagcagcccaatagtacggaagtgtgctcttttgtggatcttgtcacgatagtgatagttgatgatactagtgcaatgatcaatgtggaggaccctctagaagcagtgttgttgaatcttgatgtcaatgaggatgaagGCTGGGTGGAGTGTGttaatgctttacatgg comes from the Nicotiana sylvestris chromosome 4, ASM39365v2, whole genome shotgun sequence genome and includes:
- the LOC138890229 gene encoding uncharacterized protein, producing the protein MAVTTRSGRGDDVNASKQKEIVSDEVELQDDDIPLVIENVTDENLNEEVRIDIQDNEVETQNDVNPSREHILSINVPLVEAIEQMPGYTKFMKDLVTKKISMDCETIKMTHQVSAIVHSMDPKLEDPDAFTIPYTIGSEDFVKALCDLGASNNLMTHSVFKTLGIGKPRPTSMRLQMMDRTMKRPLGIIDDVLVRVDKFILHDDFVIFDCEVDYEVPIILGRHVIATEKALVDVEAGELTFRVGDEKVDPLEAVLLNLDVNEDEGWVECVNALHGMGSYSYEPQKLFLDLENRKTPPTKTSIEEPPVLELKPLPPHLKYEFLGPSSTFPVILSSCLTNIQVDATLVVLQKWKKAIGWTLADIRGISPAFCMHKIILEDNAKPSIKHQSRLNEAMQEVVKKEVIKWLDAGVVYPISDSS